The following are encoded in a window of Fibrobacter sp. genomic DNA:
- a CDS encoding Hsp33 family molecular chaperone HslO, translating into MNFKDRIIRATGKRTPFRLIVVDLTATMNEIGKMHNAQGFALKLLAENSIASIFLSASLKFPGTVSLTTRFGGEITLVQSDTTPQGLVRAMIPQPELQAVGGNEPVLIPQSVRVVKLNEQGKRVHESIIEAPSVSMGQNLATYLLQSEQIRSAVGIEAAFNVQDPSKLDYAAGFYIEAFPDLEDKDINLIEVIVQNLPKFCDMNTPEGFDLDELLDQLRGPYEIDIVKEIDPRAYCPCSHERTVATLATLPLQDLLDLEAEGKDLEVICDFCRTPYQITIADLREIINERKK; encoded by the coding sequence TGTCGTCGACTTGACCGCGACGATGAACGAAATCGGCAAAATGCACAACGCACAGGGTTTCGCCCTGAAACTTTTGGCCGAGAACTCCATCGCAAGCATTTTTTTGAGCGCCTCGCTGAAGTTTCCGGGAACCGTGTCGCTGACCACCCGTTTTGGCGGCGAAATCACGCTGGTGCAGTCGGACACGACGCCCCAGGGCCTGGTGCGTGCCATGATCCCGCAGCCGGAACTCCAGGCTGTTGGCGGTAACGAGCCCGTCCTCATTCCGCAAAGCGTCCGCGTGGTCAAGCTGAACGAGCAGGGCAAACGGGTCCACGAGAGCATCATCGAGGCTCCGTCGGTATCCATGGGCCAGAACTTGGCCACCTACCTCTTGCAGTCGGAGCAGATTCGCTCCGCCGTGGGCATCGAGGCCGCCTTTAACGTCCAGGACCCGAGCAAGCTGGACTACGCCGCCGGTTTCTACATCGAGGCGTTCCCGGACCTGGAAGACAAGGACATCAACCTGATAGAGGTTATCGTGCAGAACCTGCCCAAGTTCTGCGACATGAACACCCCCGAAGGTTTTGACCTGGACGAACTTTTGGACCAGCTGCGGGGCCCCTACGAAATCGACATCGTGAAAGAAATCGACCCCAGGGCCTACTGCCCCTGCAGCCACGAACGCACGGTGGCAACGCTTGCCACCCTCCCCCTTCAGGACCTGCTGGACCTGGAAGCCGAAGGCAAGGACCTGGAAGTCATCTGCGATTTTTGCCGCACCCCGTACCAGATTACGATTGCAGACCTGAGAGAAATTATAAACGAGAGGAAAAAGTGA